The stretch of DNA CGACCGTGATCGTGACTTCCAGCGGAGGGCGCTGTCCGTGCAGGTCGAGCGCAACGACTTCCCCGCCGCCGTAGGTCTCGCTGGTCCGCGGCCGCTGGTTGAGGATCGAGTACCCGAGCCCCTGGGCGACCAGGGAACGCACGGTCTCGTAGCTCTGGCTCCGGTAGCGCACGTCGGGTTCGGCACCCGAAGCGGCCACGAGCGCGCGGAAATAGTCCCGGCTGTAGGGCAGGTCGAGCAGCACCATCGGATCCGGCGCCAGTTCGGCGAGATCGACCGCGGCGCGATCGGCCAGACGATGACCGGCAGGGACGATCACGTGCGCCGGTGCTTGGTCGATGGTCTCGCGGCGCAGGTCGGTCTCGGCCGGGGTGCTCAGGTCGTAGGTGAGCGCGAAGTCGATGCCACCCGCGCGCAACGATCGGTGCAGGTGTTCGGTCTCGGCTTCCACCACGTTCAGCTCGACTCCCGGGTAGCGGCTGTTGCACGCCGCGAACAGCGCGGGCAGGTAGTACGGCGCGAGCGTCACGAAGCAGCCGATCGTCACCGGCCCCGTCAGCGAGCCCCCGCTACCGCGGGCTTCTGATTCGACTTCGCGGGCGCGGGCGAGCAGATCGCGAGCCTGGTGCAGCAGGCGCTCACCGGCCGAAGTGACGGTCAAACCACGGGCGCGATGCCGGATGAACAGCTGGACGCGCAGTTCGTGCTCGAGGTTGGTGACGGCCGAGGAGACCGCTGACTGGGCGATGCGCAGTTTGTCCGCGGCCGCGGTCATCGAACCGCACTCGGCGGCGATGACGAAGTAGCGCAGCTGGACGAGGGTGAAGCCCACGGACATGGTCGAACCGGCCTTTGCATCTGAACTCTAGGGGTGGAGTGTGAAGCGCTTCGCCATCGTAGATCCGCTCAGCTGAGGTCAGCCGGTGCGGAGCGTCGCCGCGGGGGATTCAGGGGCGGCCGTGCACGTCCGGCATCTCTGCTGGGTCAACCCACATTCAGTCCCTGATCGAGATCACGACGAGTGCGTGTGCCCAGGCAACGATCGAGACCGCGCCGTCTTCGCGACGCGCACCACGAACTCGACGAACCCGACAGCCCCTGCTCGCGAATACGTCAGGCGAGCAGTGCCCGCTGCGGCGTATTCGGACGCTGGTTTGCCTTCTTTTAACGCGAGTTGTACTCGCTCCACGAGATTGACTGCGCAAGCGCGGCGTCGCGTTGGGCGCAGGCAGCGGCGAGGCACTGCGGATCGGTTGTCGGCTCGGCGCCGAGCCATGCACCGTCCGCGGCGTAGCGCATCGTCCACAGCCTGCGTGCGTCGATGAGCCAGAAGTCGCCAGCCGACACGTCAGCCGGCCACCGACCTCCGCGGACGGGGATGATCCGGACCTCCTCGCTCGATTGGACGTTGGGGGCATACGAGGCGAGTTCGAACCGTACGTAGTCGCTCAGCGGCTCGGTCACCACATGCACGCGCTGAACCCGGCAACCCACAGCAACGGCCTGACGGGTGCGTACGCACCACTGCTCGAGTTCCGCCGTGACCGGGACACGGCCGGTGCGCCGCCACTCCGCAAATGCCTCGTCCCCGCTGCTACCGGAGTAGTTTTGCAACGTCTCCAGGCGAAACAACGAATAGCGGAACCCGGCGAGCTCCTCGCGGAGCTGGTCGATGCCCTGGCGCAGATCCGGCACGGACTGGTCCAAAATGGCCTCCGATTTCATCGTGGCTACCGCCCCTCGCCGGTCAGTTCAACCTGCATCGTCGCGCAGCGGGCGCAGCACTGGGTCCACACGGAGGGCGTCAAGTGGGGCTGCTTAGATCGCTCACTGCCGAGGTGATCTCTGACCAGACGCGAGCCCACCAACTCGCCGGCCTGGCTACCGGCAACACGCAGCGCCGCCACACCGCCGAAGCCGCCATGCTCGGCTGCCTGCGCGACTCGAACCAACTCGACCGCCTCGCCCACCGCGGCCTGTGCCACGGCACCGCCGGCCTTCTCCAGACCGCGTGGCGCATGGCCGCAGACTCCCGCACCCCCGACCTCGCCCACGAGCTACCAAAACTGGTCTCGCGACTGCTGAGCCAACTCCGATCTCCCGATGATCCCGAACTTCTCGATGGCGATGCCGGTGTGGCTCTCGCCTTGCACACCGCCGGAACCGGCACAGCCCCCGTCACGCGCTGGGACTCCTGCCTTCTGCTGACCTGACCGAGCACGACGAAAGAACGCGACGGATGAACCACGGCATCGACCCGCTCGCTGCGGAGCCACCATGGCACCAAGTGCTCGTGCACTTCCACGACTACGCAGCTGCCAAGGAAACAGGAACGATCCACATTGGACCGGAGATGGCACGTGCCGAATCCGAAGGGCTAATCGCAGCATGGTTCTTCATCCGCAAAAGCCCGAGCTGGCGTCTGCGCTTCCAACCCGCACACCACGACATCGGCCAGGCCACTGCGGCCCTCATCCACGAACGGCTCGAAAAACTCCGAAGCGCCGGGCACATCGCCTGCTGGACCGAAACCATCTACGAACCGGAAACGTACGCCTTCGGCGGCACAGCAGGGATGCACGCTGCCCACCACCTGTTCCATGCCGACAGCCACCACATACTCGCCTACCTCGCCAACACCGGCTCCGACACCCCTGACGCCCGC from Saccharopolyspora sp. SCSIO 74807 encodes:
- a CDS encoding LysR family transcriptional regulator, translating into MSVGFTLVQLRYFVIAAECGSMTAAADKLRIAQSAVSSAVTNLEHELRVQLFIRHRARGLTVTSAGERLLHQARDLLARAREVESEARGSGGSLTGPVTIGCFVTLAPYYLPALFAACNSRYPGVELNVVEAETEHLHRSLRAGGIDFALTYDLSTPAETDLRRETIDQAPAHVIVPAGHRLADRAAVDLAELAPDPMVLLDLPYSRDYFRALVAASGAEPDVRYRSQSYETVRSLVAQGLGYSILNQRPRTSETYGGGEVVALDLHGQRPPLEVTITVVDGVRQTARAQAVMELLRATCRG
- a CDS encoding DUF6879 family protein; the encoded protein is MKSEAILDQSVPDLRQGIDQLREELAGFRYSLFRLETLQNYSGSSGDEAFAEWRRTGRVPVTAELEQWCVRTRQAVAVGCRVQRVHVVTEPLSDYVRFELASYAPNVQSSEEVRIIPVRGGRWPADVSAGDFWLIDARRLWTMRYAADGAWLGAEPTTDPQCLAAACAQRDAALAQSISWSEYNSR
- a CDS encoding lanthionine synthetase LanC family protein — protein: MISDQTRAHQLAGLATGNTQRRHTAEAAMLGCLRDSNQLDRLAHRGLCHGTAGLLQTAWRMAADSRTPDLAHELPKLVSRLLSQLRSPDDPELLDGDAGVALALHTAGTGTAPVTRWDSCLLLT